The genomic DNA CGGCCCGTACGGTCTCCACGCTGTACGCAGTTCGCATACGGTCAACCCTCCGCGATCACCACGGCCGACGCCACCCCCGCGTCGTGGCTCAACGAGACGTGCCAGTGCTGTACGCCCAGCTCGGCCGCGCGCGCGGCGACCGTGCCGACGACGCGCAGCCGGGGCTGCCCGCTGTCCTCGACGAACACCTCGGCATCCGTCCACAGCAGATTGCCGGGCGCCCCCAGCGCCTTGGCGATGGCCTCCTTGGCGGCGAACCTGGCGGCCAGCGAGGCGATCCCCCGCCGCTCGCCGTTGGGCAGCAGCAACTCGCTGTCCAGGAACAGCCGCTGAGCCAGATGCGGCGTACGCCGCAGCGCCGCGTCGAACCGTTCGATCTCCGCCACATCGATCCCGACCCCGATGATCACGCGCTCACTCACTCATTCCGTTCACTCGACCGTCACGGACTTCGCCAGATTGCGCGGCTGGTCCACCTCGTTGCCGCGGGCGGTGGCCAGTTCGCAGGCGAAGACCTGCAACGGCACGGTTGCCACCAGTGGCTGAAGCAGCGTAGGCGTAGCGGGGATCCAGATCAGATGGTCGGCGTACGGAACGACCGCCTCGTCGCCCTCCTCCGCGATGACGACGGTGCGAGCGCCTCGGGCCCGGATCTCCTGGATGTTCGACACGATCTTCTCGTGGAGCACCGACCGGCCGCGCGGCGACGGCACGACCACCACGACCGGCAGATCGTTCTCGATGAGCGCGATCGGTCCGTGCTTGAGCTCACCCGCGGCAAAGCCCTCGGCGTGCATGTACGCGAGTTCCTTGAGCTTCAACGCGCCTTCGAGCGCCACCGGGTAACCCACATGGCGCCCGAGGAAGAGGACGGTGTCCTGGTCCGCCAGCGAGCGGGCCAGCTCACGCACCGGCTCCATCGTCTCCAGGACCCGTTCGACCTGCCCCGGCACCTCGGAGAGCTGACGGACGACGGTCCGGATCTCGTCGCCCCACTTCGTGCCGCGGGTCTGGCCGAGATACAGCGCGACGAGATAGCAGGCGACGAGCTGCGTCAGGAACGCCTTGGTCGAGGCGACGGCGACCTCCGGCCCGGCGTGCGTGTACAGCACCGCGTCGGACTCACGCGGAATGGTCGACCCGTTCGTATTGCAGATGGCGAGGACCTTCGCCCCCTGCTCGCGGGCGTGCCGCAGAGCCATCAGCGTGTCCATCGTCTCCCCGGACTGGGAGATCGCGATGACGAGGGTGCGCTGGTCGAGGATCGGGTCGCGGTAGCGGAACTCGCTGGCGAGCTCCGTCTCGCAGGGCAGCCGGGTCCAGTGCTCGATGGCGTACTTGGCGATCATCCCGGCGTGGAACGCGGTCCCGCACGCGACGATGACGACCTTGTCGACCTCCCGGAGCACGTGCGGCGGGATGCGCACCTCGTCGAGGTGGAGCGAGCCCGCGCGGTCGATGCGGCCCAGCAGGGTGTCGGCGACCGCCCTCGGCTGCTCGGAGATCTCCTTGAGCATGAAGTAGTCGTAGCCGCCCTTCTCGGCCGCGGAAGCGTCCCAGTCCACGTGGTACTTGCGGACGTCGGCGGGCTGCCCGTCGAAGTCGGTGACGGTGACGGACTCCCGTCGCAGCTCGACCACCTGATCCTGCCCCAGCTCGATCGCGGACCGGGTGTGCGC from Streptomyces sp. NBC_01707 includes the following:
- a CDS encoding holo-ACP synthase, yielding MIIGVGIDVAEIERFDAALRRTPHLAQRLFLDSELLLPNGERRGIASLAARFAAKEAIAKALGAPGNLLWTDAEVFVEDSGQPRLRVVGTVAARAAELGVQHWHVSLSHDAGVASAVVIAEG
- the glmS gene encoding glutamine--fructose-6-phosphate transaminase (isomerizing), whose amino-acid sequence is MCGIVGYVGGQSALDVVVAGLKRLEYRGYDSAGIAVLADGGLASVKKAGKLVNLEKALVERPLPAGTTGIGHTRWATHGAPTDANAHPHLDNAGRVAVVHNGIIENFAALRAELAERGHELASETDTEVVAHLLAEAYSSSGDPAEAMRQVCRQLEGAFTLVAVHADEPDVVVGARRNSPLVVGVGEGEAFLASDVAAFIAHTRSAIELGQDQVVELRRESVTVTDFDGQPADVRKYHVDWDASAAEKGGYDYFMLKEISEQPRAVADTLLGRIDRAGSLHLDEVRIPPHVLREVDKVVIVACGTAFHAGMIAKYAIEHWTRLPCETELASEFRYRDPILDQRTLVIAISQSGETMDTLMALRHAREQGAKVLAICNTNGSTIPRESDAVLYTHAGPEVAVASTKAFLTQLVACYLVALYLGQTRGTKWGDEIRTVVRQLSEVPGQVERVLETMEPVRELARSLADQDTVLFLGRHVGYPVALEGALKLKELAYMHAEGFAAGELKHGPIALIENDLPVVVVVPSPRGRSVLHEKIVSNIQEIRARGARTVVIAEEGDEAVVPYADHLIWIPATPTLLQPLVATVPLQVFACELATARGNEVDQPRNLAKSVTVE